In one Acetobacter sp. genomic region, the following are encoded:
- a CDS encoding ABC transporter permease, which translates to MQGLAASWRLYGRTDGLSRGVFGVFAVLLPLLVWSAVSYLPFVWHPQVLITDPGGEDYLESGMRMNRADFTRAVSEMQAKNQPVPQGIAANPVYLPSPGEVLTAFVRAFTSSAPTGAEHSITQAFGHSIQIIFWGFLISSLIGVPLGVLCGALPGLARLVEPSVDFFRYLPAPAFGALAVAILGIYDAPKIAIIVIGTLFQQILVIANTTRKLDFALIEASRTLGAKGLKLLFRVVIPGILPDLYRDQRILLGWAWTYLIVAELIGTSSGITWFITQQARYQHFDNVYAAMAIIGIVGLGTDMVLGLLGHRFFSWKREIDG; encoded by the coding sequence ATGCAGGGCCTTGCCGCTTCATGGAGACTATACGGGCGGACTGACGGGCTGTCCCGTGGAGTCTTCGGGGTTTTTGCCGTGCTGCTGCCGTTGTTGGTCTGGAGTGCTGTGAGCTACCTGCCGTTCGTATGGCATCCGCAGGTGCTGATTACGGACCCGGGTGGCGAGGATTATCTGGAATCGGGCATGCGGATGAACCGTGCTGATTTCACGCGTGCCGTCAGCGAGATGCAGGCAAAAAATCAGCCTGTTCCTCAAGGAATTGCTGCAAACCCGGTCTATCTTCCTTCTCCCGGCGAAGTTCTGACAGCTTTCGTGCGTGCCTTCACGTCTTCTGCTCCCACGGGAGCGGAACACTCCATCACGCAGGCTTTCGGACACAGTATCCAGATCATTTTCTGGGGGTTTCTCATCTCTTCCCTGATCGGCGTGCCGCTTGGTGTGTTGTGTGGCGCGCTGCCCGGTCTGGCGCGCCTTGTCGAGCCTTCGGTGGATTTTTTCCGGTATCTTCCCGCGCCGGCATTTGGTGCGCTCGCTGTCGCCATTCTTGGTATTTATGATGCGCCGAAGATTGCCATCATTGTTATCGGCACGCTGTTTCAGCAGATTCTTGTGATTGCCAACACGACACGCAAGCTGGATTTCGCACTGATCGAAGCGTCCCGCACGCTTGGAGCGAAGGGGTTGAAGCTGCTTTTTCGTGTGGTGATTCCGGGCATCCTGCCGGACCTTTATCGCGACCAGCGTATCCTGCTGGGCTGGGCCTGGACCTATCTGATCGTGGCCGAGCTGATCGGCACATCTTCAGGCATCACATGGTTCATCACCCAGCAGGCGCGTTACCAGCATTTCGATAATGTTTATGCCGCAATGGCTATTATCGGAATCGTCGGTCTTGGAACCGACATGGTTCTCGGTCTTCTGGGGCACCGGTTCTTCAGCTGGAAAAGGGAGATCGACGGATGA
- a CDS encoding nitrate/nitrite transporter, which translates to MAHLLPATDAGRYDVDKGFLKAGNPRTLLAAFLYFDVSFMVWVLLGPLGISISHDLHLNAGQKGLLVATPVLAGAVLRVLAGALVDLFGPRRVAIGAQIFVIVGLFLAWMIAPHSYAALFGVALVLGVAGASFAVALPLASAWYPPQYQGTALGIAGAGNSGTALASLFAPGLAALYGWVNVLGLATLPLTGVLIAFLFLASEPPGRKAGGGLKTWLPVLRNADCWALMFFYGVTFGGFVGLASFLTIYFNDQYGLSPAIAGTCTAFVVFVGSFVRPLGGAIADRIGGERTLTILYGLAAIVFAIIGFGLPTIWLAFPAFFLGMVVLGLGNGAVFQLVPTRFPTQVGILTGLVGMSGGVGGFYLASSLGAARQATGSYGPGFLGFAIIALLGLACVSLCRRRWKSERDVFPAAANAPASL; encoded by the coding sequence ATGGCGCATCTGCTCCCTGCGACAGATGCTGGACGTTATGACGTGGACAAAGGCTTCCTCAAGGCAGGAAACCCGCGCACTCTGCTCGCGGCATTCCTCTATTTCGACGTGTCCTTCATGGTCTGGGTTCTGCTCGGACCTCTGGGAATTTCCATCTCCCACGACCTGCATCTCAATGCAGGTCAGAAAGGCCTGCTGGTCGCGACTCCTGTGCTGGCAGGCGCCGTGCTGCGCGTACTGGCCGGGGCGCTGGTCGACCTGTTCGGGCCACGCCGCGTCGCTATCGGAGCACAGATTTTCGTCATCGTCGGGCTTTTTCTCGCGTGGATGATCGCGCCGCATAGCTATGCGGCCCTCTTTGGCGTGGCGCTGGTGCTGGGCGTGGCCGGGGCTTCCTTCGCCGTCGCCCTTCCCCTCGCCTCCGCATGGTATCCGCCGCAGTACCAAGGCACGGCCCTCGGCATCGCTGGCGCCGGAAATTCCGGAACAGCGCTCGCCTCTCTCTTCGCACCGGGACTGGCAGCCCTTTATGGCTGGGTTAATGTGCTGGGACTGGCCACTCTGCCGCTGACCGGCGTGCTGATCGCCTTCCTGTTTCTGGCCAGCGAACCTCCGGGCAGAAAAGCTGGAGGTGGCCTGAAAACCTGGCTTCCCGTTCTGCGTAACGCCGACTGCTGGGCCCTGATGTTTTTCTACGGCGTGACCTTCGGCGGCTTTGTCGGTCTGGCCTCCTTCCTCACCATCTACTTCAACGACCAGTACGGCCTGTCTCCCGCGATCGCCGGAACCTGCACCGCTTTTGTTGTGTTCGTCGGCTCCTTCGTGCGTCCTCTTGGCGGGGCAATCGCCGATCGTATTGGCGGCGAACGCACCCTGACCATCCTCTACGGACTGGCGGCCATCGTCTTCGCGATTATCGGCTTCGGACTCCCGACCATCTGGCTCGCTTTCCCTGCTTTCTTTCTCGGTATGGTGGTGCTTGGTCTCGGCAACGGCGCGGTGTTCCAACTTGTGCCGACACGTTTTCCAACGCAGGTCGGCATTCTTACCGGTCTGGTCGGCATGAGCGGAGGCGTCGGCGGGTTCTATCTTGCCTCATCCCTCGGTGCGGCGCGGCAGGCGACAGGCTCATACGGCCCCGGTTTTCTGGGCTTCGCGATCATCGCTCTTCTGGGACTGGCATGCGTCAGCCTCTGCCGCCGACGCTGGAAATCCGAACGGGATGTATTTCCTGCCGCCGCAAACGCCCCGGCGTCTCTGTAA
- a CDS encoding helix-turn-helix domain-containing protein, with translation MRASQDARFLRYFMCAAQHGSIRKASDELHIAAFTIDPQILQGECTLDTLLFKRLPAGLRLTVADDLLLPACNRWSRDMNTIRTQIAVSRV, from the coding sequence ATGAGAGCAAGTCAGGATGCCCGTTTTCTCCGATATTTCATGTGCGCCGCGCAGCACGGCTCCATACGGAAAGCATCCGATGAACTGCATATTGCGGCATTCACCATTGACCCGCAGATTCTTCAGGGTGAATGCACTCTGGATACGCTGCTCTTTAAACGGCTGCCCGCCGGTCTGCGTCTGACAGTGGCCGACGATTTGCTGTTGCCGGCCTGTAATCGCTGGTCACGTGATATGAACACCATCAGGACACAGATTGCGGTCTCAAGGGTCTGA
- a CDS encoding NAD(P)-binding domain-containing protein — MEQLERQVKADLQKISYATGNWCFSRQKDGEQVLDVAIIGGGQGGIATCFALKRRGISNVCIFDAAPRGGEGPWITFARMLTLRTPKYVTGPDLDIPSLTPQSWYEAKYGVQAWKDLNKISRQDWQAYLDWVRDVLELPVQNEHRLTDMAWQDGLLRLSFECAGGERKTVWARKLVLATGIDGGGRWHIPKFISDALPSTSYAHTSQQIDFEKLRGKRIGVLGAGASAFDNAATALEMGAASVDLCLRRKEIPSVNPYRWMENAGFLSFFSELPDLTRWRFMRRIYDLNQPPPQDTFWRCRRHENFAFHTGAPWTAVSRDGDDVVVTTPKGEMRFDFLIIGTGFTVDMALRPELAGIASHVALWKERFTPPEDEPSGVLGDYPYLGKNFQFLPKDENDPITPMLAAIHNFTFSATPSMGLSGASVSAMRFGVEKLSFAIGRDLFVQDGDQHLKSLLNYHVDELVSLEPPPA; from the coding sequence ATGGAACAGCTCGAAAGACAGGTGAAGGCAGACCTTCAGAAAATCTCGTATGCAACAGGCAACTGGTGTTTTTCCCGTCAGAAAGATGGTGAACAGGTTCTCGATGTCGCCATCATCGGGGGCGGTCAGGGTGGAATTGCGACATGCTTCGCGCTCAAACGGCGTGGCATTTCCAACGTCTGCATTTTTGATGCGGCCCCTCGCGGTGGAGAGGGTCCCTGGATCACCTTTGCCCGCATGCTCACGCTCCGGACGCCGAAATATGTGACAGGACCTGATCTGGACATTCCCAGCCTGACGCCACAATCATGGTATGAAGCCAAATATGGCGTGCAGGCATGGAAAGATCTGAACAAGATCTCCCGTCAGGACTGGCAGGCCTATCTGGACTGGGTGCGGGACGTGCTGGAGCTGCCGGTTCAGAACGAGCACCGGCTGACAGACATGGCATGGCAGGATGGCCTTCTGCGTCTGTCTTTTGAATGTGCGGGAGGAGAGCGAAAAACTGTATGGGCCCGCAAACTGGTTCTGGCGACCGGCATTGACGGTGGCGGCCGGTGGCACATCCCGAAATTCATCTCGGATGCTCTGCCGTCCACCTCCTATGCCCATACGTCGCAGCAGATTGATTTCGAGAAACTGCGTGGCAAGCGCATTGGCGTTCTGGGAGCCGGAGCTTCGGCTTTCGACAATGCTGCGACAGCTCTGGAGATGGGGGCGGCCAGTGTAGATCTCTGCCTGAGACGCAAGGAGATTCCGTCGGTCAATCCATATCGCTGGATGGAAAATGCGGGCTTTCTAAGCTTTTTCTCGGAGCTTCCTGATCTCACCCGCTGGCGTTTCATGCGCCGTATCTACGACCTCAACCAGCCTCCGCCGCAGGATACGTTCTGGCGCTGCCGTCGCCATGAGAATTTCGCGTTTCATACCGGCGCACCATGGACAGCGGTAAGTCGTGACGGAGATGACGTCGTGGTGACGACACCCAAGGGTGAGATGCGCTTTGACTTCCTTATTATCGGCACCGGCTTTACCGTCGATATGGCGCTACGTCCCGAACTGGCGGGAATAGCCAGCCATGTAGCGCTCTGGAAAGAGCGTTTCACACCACCTGAAGATGAACCGAGCGGTGTTCTTGGAGATTATCCTTATTTGGGAAAAAACTTTCAGTTTCTTCCCAAAGATGAGAATGATCCCATCACACCTATGCTGGCGGCCATTCACAATTTTACCTTTTCCGCCACACCCAGCATGGGCCTGTCCGGTGCATCCGTAAGCGCGATGCGTTTCGGCGTCGAGAAACTCTCCTTCGCCATCGGTCGTGATCTCTTCGTTCAGGATGGGGATCAGCATTTAAAAAGTCTTCTGAACTATCATGTTGATGAACTTGTCAGTCTGGAGCCGCCACCGGCCTGA
- the nikR gene encoding nickel-responsive transcriptional regulator NikR, giving the protein MTRRETKEQVSRVSISLPPGILQELDAMVAEKGYASRSQAIQNILHQELMASRNDCADELMAGVIILFYNNAATGLSQRLAELQYENLAEVISSLHVNLVRRQTLEVLLVQGKVGKLQEIADQFMTQSGVISGKLHLIASLIPPVHEKGRPPSLDITPC; this is encoded by the coding sequence ATGACCAGACGGGAAACGAAGGAGCAGGTCAGTCGTGTGAGCATTTCGCTGCCGCCCGGTATCCTGCAGGAACTGGACGCCATGGTGGCGGAGAAGGGCTACGCCAGCCGCTCTCAGGCCATCCAGAATATCCTGCATCAGGAACTGATGGCGTCACGCAATGACTGTGCGGATGAACTGATGGCGGGGGTCATCATTCTTTTCTACAACAACGCCGCAACGGGCCTTTCCCAGAGGCTTGCTGAACTGCAATATGAAAATCTTGCCGAAGTGATCAGTTCTCTGCACGTCAACCTCGTGCGTCGCCAGACACTGGAGGTTCTTCTGGTGCAGGGAAAGGTCGGAAAGCTTCAGGAAATTGCGGACCAGTTCATGACGCAGTCCGGTGTCATTTCCGGAAAACTGCATCTCATCGCATCTCTTATTCCCCCCGTTCACGAGAAGGGACGTCCCCCTTCGCTCGATATAACGCCGTGCTGA
- the hpxZ gene encoding oxalurate catabolism protein HpxZ, with amino-acid sequence MQFNNIRIVQEISDCADRYEKALADNDVATLDDFFWNGPEVVRYGVGENLYGGEEIAAFRRARQGGSPPRAVLRRHITSMGDDTAVVSLEFRREGSQRTGRQMQTWVRVNGQWKIIAAHVSLMAQQSEAVAPALS; translated from the coding sequence ATGCAGTTCAACAATATCAGAATAGTTCAGGAAATTTCCGACTGCGCTGACCGCTATGAAAAGGCTCTGGCTGATAACGACGTTGCGACACTGGACGATTTTTTCTGGAATGGACCGGAAGTGGTGCGTTACGGCGTAGGGGAAAATCTGTACGGTGGTGAAGAAATCGCGGCCTTCCGCCGTGCCCGGCAGGGCGGCTCACCTCCACGCGCGGTCCTTCGACGTCACATTACCAGTATGGGTGATGATACCGCCGTCGTCAGTCTGGAATTCAGGCGGGAAGGCAGCCAGAGAACGGGCCGTCAGATGCAGACATGGGTCCGTGTGAACGGACAGTGGAAAATAATCGCAGCGCATGTATCGCTGATGGCTCAGCAGTCAGAAGCCGTCGCGCCTGCCCTTTCATAG
- a CDS encoding ABC transporter substrate-binding protein, with the protein MHLLPLLRKTLLAGVCVAATLSSASAATLKIGYSDWPGWVAWQVAIDKGWLKEAGVDADFQWFDYSASLDAFSAHKLDAVMATNGDALVTGANGHKGVMILATDYSDGNDMVVAQPGITDIKGLKGKSVAVEEGLVDHLLLLTGLEKAGLSEKDVKLVNTKTNETPQVLASGEVAAVAAWQPNAGQALHMVPGARPVFTSHEAPGLIYDTIVVDPQSLHDNRDQWQKLVGVWDHVVSYIKDPKTQPDALKIMATRTGVSPEAYKRFLKGTHLLTVSDDKAVFAKKEGLGSLYGSSSVSDSFNVRYSVYKTPQNVDSYIDPSFVAAVK; encoded by the coding sequence ATGCACCTGCTCCCGCTTCTTCGGAAAACCCTGCTGGCTGGCGTCTGTGTCGCGGCAACGCTCTCCTCCGCGTCCGCTGCGACCCTGAAGATCGGCTACAGTGACTGGCCCGGCTGGGTTGCTTGGCAGGTCGCCATCGACAAGGGATGGTTGAAGGAAGCCGGTGTCGATGCTGATTTTCAGTGGTTCGACTATAGTGCCTCACTTGATGCGTTTTCGGCCCACAAGCTTGATGCTGTCATGGCCACGAACGGCGATGCCCTCGTCACGGGAGCGAATGGACATAAGGGGGTGATGATCCTCGCCACGGATTATTCCGACGGCAATGACATGGTTGTCGCCCAGCCGGGCATCACTGATATCAAGGGGCTCAAAGGGAAGTCGGTTGCGGTTGAAGAGGGGCTGGTCGATCATCTGCTGTTGCTCACGGGGCTGGAAAAGGCTGGTCTGAGCGAGAAGGATGTGAAGCTGGTCAATACGAAGACCAATGAAACCCCGCAGGTGCTCGCTTCTGGAGAAGTTGCTGCGGTAGCAGCCTGGCAGCCAAATGCGGGGCAGGCGTTGCATATGGTGCCGGGAGCGCGTCCTGTATTCACATCCCATGAAGCGCCCGGATTGATCTATGACACCATCGTTGTCGATCCGCAGTCCCTGCATGACAACCGGGATCAGTGGCAGAAGCTGGTGGGTGTCTGGGATCATGTCGTCTCCTATATCAAGGATCCGAAAACACAGCCTGATGCCTTGAAGATCATGGCGACACGCACGGGCGTTTCGCCCGAGGCTTACAAGCGTTTCCTGAAGGGAACGCACCTGCTGACTGTGTCTGATGACAAGGCTGTTTTTGCAAAAAAAGAAGGTCTCGGGTCGCTCTACGGTTCTTCCTCGGTCTCCGATTCCTTCAATGTCCGCTACAGCGTTTATAAAACTCCACAAAATGTGGACAGCTATATCGATCCGTCTTTCGTGGCGGCTGTGAAATAA
- a CDS encoding NTP transferase domain-containing protein — translation MPSIFGLVLTGGHSHRTQTDKVTLHYGKHSQIKHVFYLLEPHMTRCFISLPTDQKFGPAPSRFPQIIVLSDENGPVAGLRAARHPYPDVA, via the coding sequence TTGCCGTCAATTTTCGGCCTTGTCCTGACGGGTGGTCACAGTCACCGCACGCAAACGGACAAGGTCACTCTCCATTACGGAAAACATAGTCAGATAAAGCATGTTTTTTACCTTCTTGAACCGCATATGACACGGTGTTTCATCTCGTTACCTACAGACCAGAAATTCGGGCCTGCCCCTTCCCGTTTTCCCCAGATCATTGTTTTATCTGATGAGAATGGACCGGTAGCCGGATTGCGTGCCGCCCGTCATCCATATCCTGACGTTGCATGA
- a CDS encoding ABC transporter ATP-binding protein: MTEHQLPDYRTLPADVAERMEQIKQREYVLEIDHVGKVFAQKRNRTVALEDIEFGVHRREFICVVGPSGCGKSTLIRILAGLEETTTGRILVDGKPVNGPGPDRGMVFQKYTLFPWLDVCRNVMFGIEMGGTERSEARRQAMQWLQVVGLEQFATSFPHQLSGGMQQRVAIARALAARPRVLLMDESFSALDAQTRLKMQNYLMEIWRKIDITIVFITHDLDEAIYLADRILVLKPRPGRVEEVIEVPLSRPRRAAQMTSDEFLSTKAHLEGLIRSFGGNVEDADEGGEDVNIPLLTLVTDKAE, from the coding sequence ATGACTGAACATCAGCTTCCCGACTATCGCACGCTTCCGGCGGATGTGGCCGAACGTATGGAGCAGATCAAACAGCGCGAGTATGTGCTGGAGATCGATCACGTTGGAAAGGTCTTCGCGCAGAAGCGCAACAGGACCGTGGCGCTTGAAGATATCGAATTCGGCGTTCACCGACGCGAATTTATCTGTGTCGTAGGCCCGTCTGGATGCGGTAAATCAACCCTGATCCGCATCCTTGCGGGGCTTGAGGAAACGACCACAGGCCGTATCCTTGTAGATGGAAAACCTGTGAACGGCCCCGGCCCAGACCGGGGTATGGTGTTTCAGAAATACACGTTGTTTCCGTGGCTGGATGTCTGCCGAAATGTGATGTTCGGCATTGAAATGGGCGGTACCGAGCGGTCGGAAGCCCGTCGTCAGGCCATGCAATGGTTGCAGGTTGTAGGACTGGAACAGTTCGCCACATCCTTTCCTCATCAGCTCTCCGGTGGGATGCAGCAGCGTGTCGCCATTGCCCGGGCCTTGGCCGCCCGTCCACGCGTTCTGCTGATGGATGAATCCTTCAGCGCACTGGATGCCCAGACCCGTCTGAAGATGCAGAACTATCTGATGGAGATCTGGCGCAAGATCGACATCACCATTGTCTTCATCACGCACGATCTGGATGAGGCCATTTATCTGGCTGATCGCATTCTCGTGCTCAAGCCCCGTCCGGGACGGGTGGAAGAAGTCATTGAAGTGCCGCTGTCCCGTCCGCGCCGGGCGGCGCAGATGACATCTGATGAATTCCTCTCGACGAAAGCCCATCTGGAAGGGCTGATCCGTTCCTTCGGCGGTAACGTGGAAGACGCGGATGAGGGTGGGGAAGATGTGAATATTCCGCTTCTTACCCTCGTCACGGACAAGGCTGAGTAG